The following coding sequences are from one Nicotiana tabacum cultivar K326 chromosome 1, ASM71507v2, whole genome shotgun sequence window:
- the LOC107808442 gene encoding ADP,ATP carrier protein 1, mitochondrial-like isoform X1: protein MGDVSQHPSIYQKIHGRSCLFSRISPYTHSKHTGSHNMTVGYVNEIIHGPFMAIRQATILKFEPLCACVLIRAPSEAPLEKKTTSFIVDFLMGGVSAAVSKTAAAPIERVKLLIQNQDEMIKSGRLSEPYKGITDCFTRTIKDEGVLSLWRGNTANVIRYFPTQALNFAFKDYFKRLFNFKKERDGYWKWFAGNLASGGAAGASSLLFVYSLDYARTRLANDAKAAKKGGERQFNGLLDVYRKTIKSDGIVGLYRGFTISCVGIIVYRGLYFGIYDSLKPLVLVGNLQFWCSQDSFFASFLLGWGITIGAGLASYPIDTVRRRMMMTSGEAVKYKGSLDAFSQITKREGTKSLFKGAGANILRAVAGAGVLAGYDKLQLVVFGKKYGSGGGS, encoded by the exons ATGGGGGATGTTTCACAACATCCATCTATATATCAGAAAATACATGGGCGCTCGTGCCTGTTCTCTCGAATATCTCCCTACACACATTCTAAGCATACTGGTTCACACAATATGACTGTTGGATATGTCAATGAAATTATACACGGTCCTTTTATGGCGATTCGCCAAGCTACTATCCTGAAATTTGAGCCattgtgtgcttgtgttcttaTACGGGCTCCATCTGAAGCTCCGTTAGAAAAGAAAACCACCAGTTTTATCGTCGATTTTCTAATGGGAGGAGTTTCTGCTGCTGTGTCTAAGACGGCCGCTGCACCAATTGAGAGAGTTAAGCTTTTGATACAGAATCAGGACGAGATGATCAAATCCGGTAGACTTTCTGAACCGTATAAAGGGATTACTGATTGCTTTACAAGAACTATTAAGGATGAAGGCGTCCTTTCTCTTTGGAGAGGCAATACCGCAAATGTCATCAGATATTTCCCCACTCAG GCcttgaattttgcttttaaagaTTACTTTAAGAGACTGTTTAATTTCAAGAAAGAGAGGGATGGCTACTGGAAATGGTTTGCAGGAAACTTGGCATCTGGTGGTGCTGCTGGTGCATCATCTCTCTTGTTCGTATACTCACTGGATTATGCTAGAACTCGCCTAGCTAATGATGCTAAAGCTGCGAAAAAGGGCGGTGAGAGGCAGTTTAATGGTTTGCTTGATGTTTACCGGAAAACCATCAAATCTGATGGTATTGTTGGGCTTTACCGCGGATTCACCATCTCATGTGTGGGAATAATTGTTTACCGTGGTTTGTACTTTGGAATATATGATTCCCTTAAACCTTTGGTTCTAGTTGGTAACTTGCAG TTTTGGTGTTCACAGGATAGTTTCTTTGCGAGTTTTTTGCTCGGGTGGGGTATTACTATTGGTGCTGGTTTGGCGTCTTACCCGATTGATACAGTGCGTCGACGAATGATGATGACTTCAGGAGAAGCAGTCAAGTACAAGGGCTCACTAGATGCATTTTCTCAGATAACGAAAAGAGAAGGCACCAAGTCACTTTTCAAAGGTGCTGGAGCTAATATACTACGTGCTGTTGCCGGTGCTGGTGTGCTAGCAGGGTATGATAAACTGCAGCTCGTTGTTTTCGGAAAGAAATATGGATCTGGTGGCGGCAGTTAA
- the LOC107808444 gene encoding uncharacterized protein LOC107808444, which translates to MRNHENRPTGSTPLPKGYEVYSHYANRGKSRGHIRGRGCGHIQGRNFLDVNHPPMKNNFQKWKGKDEKRNAKDSETKCYRCGGKGHWAKICRIPKHLVELYQESLKNKGPEVNLVYDNEFDITHLDMADFFEHPDEKINHLIGDGSVVRDD; encoded by the coding sequence ATGAGAAATCATGAAAATCGACCCactgggtctacaccattgcctAAAGGATatgaggtgtattcccattatgctAATCGTGGAAAAAGTCGTGGCCATATTCGTGGTCGTGGTTGTGGCCATATCCAAGGAAGAAATTTTCTAGATGTTAATCATCCTCCAATGAAAAATAACTTCCAAAAATGGAAAGGAAAAGATGAGAAGCGAAACGCAAAGGATTCAGAAACTAAATGTTATCGTTGCGGTGGAAAAGGGCATTGGGCAAAAATTTGTCGCATACCAAAacatttggttgagctttatcaagaaTCTCTAAAGAATAAAGGTCCTGAAGTCAATCTTGTTTATGacaatgaatttgacatcacTCACTTGGATATGGCAGATTTTTTTGAGCACCCTGATGAAAAAATAAACCACTTGATCGGTGATGGATCTGTGGTTAGAGATGATTGA
- the LOC107808442 gene encoding ADP,ATP carrier protein 1, mitochondrial-like isoform X2 produces the protein MGDVSQHPSIYQKIHGRSCLFSRISPYTHSKHTGSHNMTVGYVNEIIHGPFMAIRQATILKFEPLCACVLIRAPSEAPLEKKTTSFIVDFLMGGVSAAVSKTAAAPIERVKLLIQNQDEMIKSGRLSEPYKGITDCFTRTIKDEGVLSLWRGNTANVIRYFPTQALNFAFKDYFKRLFNFKKERDGYWKWFAGNLASGGAAGASSLLFVYSLDYARTRLANDAKAAKKGGERQFNGLLDVYRKTIKSDGIVGLYRGFTISCVGIIVYRGLYFGIYDSLKPLVLVGNLQDSFFASFLLGWGITIGAGLASYPIDTVRRRMMMTSGEAVKYKGSLDAFSQITKREGTKSLFKGAGANILRAVAGAGVLAGYDKLQLVVFGKKYGSGGGS, from the exons ATGGGGGATGTTTCACAACATCCATCTATATATCAGAAAATACATGGGCGCTCGTGCCTGTTCTCTCGAATATCTCCCTACACACATTCTAAGCATACTGGTTCACACAATATGACTGTTGGATATGTCAATGAAATTATACACGGTCCTTTTATGGCGATTCGCCAAGCTACTATCCTGAAATTTGAGCCattgtgtgcttgtgttcttaTACGGGCTCCATCTGAAGCTCCGTTAGAAAAGAAAACCACCAGTTTTATCGTCGATTTTCTAATGGGAGGAGTTTCTGCTGCTGTGTCTAAGACGGCCGCTGCACCAATTGAGAGAGTTAAGCTTTTGATACAGAATCAGGACGAGATGATCAAATCCGGTAGACTTTCTGAACCGTATAAAGGGATTACTGATTGCTTTACAAGAACTATTAAGGATGAAGGCGTCCTTTCTCTTTGGAGAGGCAATACCGCAAATGTCATCAGATATTTCCCCACTCAG GCcttgaattttgcttttaaagaTTACTTTAAGAGACTGTTTAATTTCAAGAAAGAGAGGGATGGCTACTGGAAATGGTTTGCAGGAAACTTGGCATCTGGTGGTGCTGCTGGTGCATCATCTCTCTTGTTCGTATACTCACTGGATTATGCTAGAACTCGCCTAGCTAATGATGCTAAAGCTGCGAAAAAGGGCGGTGAGAGGCAGTTTAATGGTTTGCTTGATGTTTACCGGAAAACCATCAAATCTGATGGTATTGTTGGGCTTTACCGCGGATTCACCATCTCATGTGTGGGAATAATTGTTTACCGTGGTTTGTACTTTGGAATATATGATTCCCTTAAACCTTTGGTTCTAGTTGGTAACTTGCAG GATAGTTTCTTTGCGAGTTTTTTGCTCGGGTGGGGTATTACTATTGGTGCTGGTTTGGCGTCTTACCCGATTGATACAGTGCGTCGACGAATGATGATGACTTCAGGAGAAGCAGTCAAGTACAAGGGCTCACTAGATGCATTTTCTCAGATAACGAAAAGAGAAGGCACCAAGTCACTTTTCAAAGGTGCTGGAGCTAATATACTACGTGCTGTTGCCGGTGCTGGTGTGCTAGCAGGGTATGATAAACTGCAGCTCGTTGTTTTCGGAAAGAAATATGGATCTGGTGGCGGCAGTTAA